Proteins found in one Mucilaginibacter gracilis genomic segment:
- a CDS encoding gliding motility protein GldB-related protein, with protein sequence MKKITLIVFLHILTARAAIAQKQEIRLFTSDITNFWNAYDHITVTKDSARQYAYMDSLFLKKATPGLKALMQVREYTAKSYIDAINNYPMFWRSVRPNTLKADGFAKVIDQGIARFKKLYPELKPAKIYFTIGALRTGGTTLDSLVLIGAEVALGDKQTVTTEFPRSLSHLRTYFDSEPMKSMAFNNIHEYVHTQQKTTVANTLLGQSVLEGVAEFLAVQVSGQASPTPAVAYGKRNDVRIRQAFAAQLFNPFTGFWLYSNQENEFHVRDLGYYVGYAICEKYYEKAADKKQAIREMIRLDYNDEAALSRFVEQSGYFDESMQSIKKRFETSRPAVVAIGPFSNGSSQVAPSTTKLTVTFSEAMDEKSRNFDLGPLGEDNLMRVKKILGYAEDGRSLSFEVELKPDRHYQLLLGEGFRNKAGLSMRPYLIDFKTAAR encoded by the coding sequence ATGAAAAAAATTACCCTGATCGTTTTCCTGCATATTTTAACCGCTCGCGCAGCCATCGCCCAAAAACAGGAGATCCGATTGTTCACCAGCGATATCACGAATTTCTGGAATGCTTATGACCATATCACGGTAACAAAGGACAGCGCAAGGCAATACGCTTACATGGATAGTTTATTCCTTAAAAAAGCCACGCCCGGCTTAAAGGCCCTTATGCAGGTCCGGGAATATACCGCCAAATCCTATATCGATGCGATCAATAACTACCCTATGTTCTGGCGTTCTGTCCGGCCCAACACACTTAAGGCGGATGGCTTCGCCAAAGTCATCGATCAGGGGATCGCCCGGTTCAAAAAGCTTTACCCGGAATTGAAACCGGCAAAGATCTACTTTACCATCGGCGCACTCCGCACCGGCGGCACCACCCTGGACAGCCTGGTGCTGATCGGCGCAGAGGTCGCTTTGGGAGACAAGCAGACCGTCACGACCGAATTCCCCAGGTCCCTAAGCCACCTGCGTACTTACTTTGACAGCGAGCCGATGAAATCAATGGCCTTTAATAATATCCATGAGTATGTGCACACCCAGCAAAAAACGACGGTTGCGAACACGCTTTTAGGACAAAGCGTTTTGGAGGGCGTCGCCGAATTTCTGGCGGTTCAAGTCAGCGGCCAGGCTTCGCCCACGCCGGCGGTGGCTTACGGTAAACGGAACGATGTCAGGATACGACAGGCATTTGCTGCGCAATTGTTCAACCCCTTTACCGGGTTTTGGCTTTACAGTAACCAGGAGAATGAATTTCACGTCCGCGATCTGGGTTATTATGTCGGCTATGCGATCTGTGAAAAGTATTACGAAAAGGCAGCTGATAAAAAACAGGCCATCCGCGAAATGATCCGCCTGGATTATAATGACGAAGCCGCGCTCAGCCGTTTTGTGGAACAATCGGGTTATTTTGATGAAAGTATGCAATCTATTAAAAAACGTTTTGAAACAAGCAGGCCGGCCGTTGTTGCCATCGGCCCGTTCAGTAACGGCAGCAGCCAGGTTGCGCCTTCCACCACAAAGTTAACCGTTACCTTTTCGGAGGCGATGGATGAAAAATCCCGGAACTTTGACCTGGGGCCATTGGGTGAAGATAACCTGATGCGCGTTAAAAAAATATTGGGTTACGCCGAAGATGGCCGGTCACTATCCTTTGAAGTGGAATTGAAACCGGACCGGCATTACCAGTTGCTTCTGGGAGAAGGATTCAGAAATAAAGCGGGCCTGTCCATGCGCCCTTACCTCATTGATTTTAAAACAGCTGCCCGATAG
- a CDS encoding LytR/AlgR family response regulator transcription factor — MKCLIVDDEPLARKGVQLHLKKYPELELAGCFNNATAAAAYLLLNPVGLIFLDIRMPGINGLEFARSLGKQTMVIFITAFAEYALDSYEVDAIGYLVKPIHPERFDKAVLKALAYERLFRESPDAAIEFVPDHLLVRSERQFIRIALDELQFIEGLKDYVILYLNDQKVITAMNLKQIHQKLPQERFLRVSKSYIVNTSFVKTFDNNAIYIGENEVPIGNAFRDAFFEIFVRQKMIPSEKPA, encoded by the coding sequence ATGAAATGCCTGATTGTGGATGATGAGCCGCTGGCCCGTAAAGGCGTGCAGCTGCACCTGAAAAAATACCCGGAGCTGGAACTCGCCGGCTGCTTCAATAATGCCACCGCTGCCGCTGCGTACCTGCTGCTGAATCCGGTGGGCCTCATCTTCCTGGATATCCGTATGCCGGGCATTAACGGGCTGGAGTTCGCGCGGTCACTGGGCAAACAAACGATGGTCATCTTTATTACCGCCTTTGCGGAATACGCCCTGGACAGTTATGAGGTTGATGCCATTGGTTACCTGGTCAAACCCATCCACCCGGAGCGCTTTGATAAAGCAGTACTGAAGGCCCTGGCCTATGAGCGGCTGTTCCGGGAATCCCCCGATGCGGCCATCGAATTCGTGCCGGACCATTTGCTCGTCCGCTCCGAGCGGCAGTTCATCCGGATCGCGCTCGATGAACTGCAGTTTATCGAAGGGCTGAAGGACTACGTGATCCTCTACCTCAACGATCAAAAGGTCATCACCGCGATGAACCTCAAACAGATCCACCAGAAACTGCCGCAGGAGCGCTTCCTGCGCGTCAGCAAATCCTATATTGTCAATACCTCCTTTGTCAAGACCTTTGACAATAACGCCATCTATATCGGGGAGAACGAAGTGCCGATCGGGAACGCCTTCCGTGACGCCTTTTTTGAAATCTTTGTCCGGCAAAAAATGATCCCATCAGAAAAACCGGCGTGA
- a CDS encoding sensor histidine kinase, with the protein MNKEPILRFLVDRPYRWYRRAGFVLILLILLKGGNEEHRYADDIFIYLKISGLLLILGLTALHLYVLIPRFLFKRKYGLYFLSVGGGIVLSFLIFVKVRAWLPSLLLPGKMAKPADDAADFLAYVVLLCVLCAATAGMKLFQRWVTDSYRLTQLENIRIHTELDLLKSNVSPHFLFNMLNGSEVLIHTEPEKASQMLIKLSDLLRYQLYDSSREQVLLSADIRFLRDFLSLEKIRRDFFEFSIEETGTDRLQMLPPLLFIPFVENAVKHNIQSEAGAYVWLDFVLTGTELLFTCTNPKGVWSAPEPGGLGLPNVRRRLELLFPGRHSLRIHNNPDNYTVKLSLKL; encoded by the coding sequence ATGAACAAGGAACCCATCCTGCGCTTCCTGGTGGACCGCCCTTACCGCTGGTACAGAAGGGCCGGCTTCGTGCTGATCCTGCTCATCCTGCTCAAAGGCGGGAACGAGGAGCACCGGTACGCCGACGATATCTTCATCTACCTGAAGATCTCCGGCCTGCTGCTCATCCTGGGCCTGACCGCGCTCCACCTGTATGTACTGATCCCGCGCTTCTTGTTTAAGAGAAAGTATGGCCTTTATTTTCTAAGTGTTGGCGGCGGTATCGTATTGTCCTTCCTAATCTTTGTAAAGGTCCGTGCCTGGCTGCCCTCACTGTTGCTGCCGGGCAAGATGGCCAAACCGGCGGATGATGCCGCCGATTTCCTGGCCTATGTGGTATTGCTCTGCGTGCTTTGCGCGGCCACCGCTGGGATGAAACTTTTCCAGCGCTGGGTAACGGACAGTTACCGCCTGACGCAGCTGGAGAACATCCGCATCCATACCGAACTGGACCTGCTGAAAAGCAATGTCAGCCCGCATTTTTTATTCAATATGCTCAACGGCAGCGAAGTGCTGATCCATACCGAACCGGAAAAAGCCAGCCAGATGCTCATCAAGTTATCCGACCTGCTGCGCTACCAGCTCTATGACAGCAGCCGGGAGCAGGTTTTACTCAGCGCAGATATCCGTTTCCTGCGCGATTTTCTTTCGCTGGAAAAGATCCGGCGGGACTTCTTTGAGTTCAGTATCGAAGAAACCGGCACGGACCGGCTGCAAATGCTGCCGCCGCTGCTGTTCATCCCCTTTGTGGAAAATGCCGTCAAACACAATATTCAATCGGAGGCAGGCGCTTATGTCTGGCTGGACTTTGTCTTAACAGGCACCGAGCTGCTCTTCACCTGCACCAACCCCAAAGGCGTATGGTCAGCACCTGAGCCCGGTGGTTTGGGCCTGCCCAACGTCCGGCGCCGCCTGGAACTGCTGTTTCCCGGCAGGCACAGCCTGCGCATCCACAATAACCCGGATAATTATACCGTTAAACTGAGCTTAAAGCTATGA
- a CDS encoding outer membrane beta-barrel family protein, with amino-acid sequence MKTIFLSLLLLCSLSTFAQVSGKVTDEKGQPLPGAVIKIYHTVKPVKVTITDNEGHFDYNGTADYLITTYTGFLPDTVKTLKPGMLIRLRPDTKTLKEVSIVSRQPIIRQETDRTVISVNAQVKKLADNGLEILNLAPGITVSDNEDAILMSGKSEVQIMINDKVVKMTPRDLAKMLKAMPSGSIKQVEFLSNPPAKYEVNGNTGIINIKTNGVVKGLTGNVDYSTSQGTNNWTDLSGLLNYGAGKLAISGYGAWHRGGYLTQNTKVRQLNPGTLDQQTSSLDKWSDPVFRIAADYAISHNSTFGGIVEREASTNTGSYDTYSQQGANSYQTSSRNPNVRHWNTYNLNYRYSDTLGTDMSIDLDRADFYKNGNITLLTTGQPRLNYQTATGIRISTLKTDYSHAWKNKLKLEAGLKIAGVQTDNTQDANVFHYHENIRAVYTSLSRSNAHWGWQLGLRAEQTEAKGEAGSLVKPDTSYLNLLPSAYLTYTPTGKHHFRLSLSRRIRRPDYSDLQPFTYVLDPLNQQTGNPGLRVQRNDQAELTYTFDDRITLVSSYNHSTDYFSTVYRQSGDILVESPANTGTMNTLNFDLNYPLKIAKWWNMLNKANIGNDHFSGELFQGRLDQGKWRYQFSTSQRITLPGKYQLQLSGRYTSASQNLIYSQQSTANASASIGRKFFNDQASLRIGISDIFKTQRNYTSVNFGSLQYTDLGTFESRRVSLNFSWRFGNNKVRQTRERNRGDEDEKGRSGS; translated from the coding sequence ATGAAAACAATATTCCTCAGCTTACTGCTGCTTTGCAGCCTAAGCACTTTCGCGCAGGTCAGCGGAAAGGTCACCGATGAAAAAGGGCAGCCGTTGCCCGGCGCGGTCATTAAAATATATCATACGGTAAAACCGGTGAAGGTTACGATAACCGACAATGAAGGGCACTTCGACTATAATGGTACTGCCGACTATCTCATTACGACCTATACAGGTTTTCTGCCCGATACCGTAAAAACTTTAAAGCCCGGTATGCTGATCCGACTCAGGCCCGACACCAAAACCTTGAAAGAGGTCAGTATCGTATCCCGCCAGCCCATCATCCGCCAGGAAACCGACCGCACGGTGATCAGTGTCAATGCGCAGGTCAAAAAGCTCGCCGACAATGGCCTGGAGATCCTGAACCTGGCACCTGGGATCACGGTAAGCGATAACGAGGACGCTATACTGATGAGCGGCAAGTCCGAAGTGCAGATCATGATCAATGACAAAGTAGTCAAAATGACGCCGCGTGACCTCGCCAAAATGCTGAAGGCGATGCCGTCCGGCAGTATCAAACAGGTCGAATTCCTGAGCAACCCGCCCGCCAAATATGAGGTGAACGGCAATACCGGTATCATCAATATCAAAACCAACGGCGTGGTCAAAGGCCTTACGGGCAATGTCGATTACAGCACCTCGCAGGGCACAAACAACTGGACGGACCTTTCCGGCCTGTTAAATTACGGTGCGGGTAAACTGGCCATCAGCGGTTACGGTGCCTGGCACCGCGGTGGCTATCTCACCCAAAACACAAAAGTCCGTCAGTTAAACCCAGGCACGCTTGATCAGCAAACCAGCAGCCTGGATAAATGGAGTGACCCGGTATTTAGGATAGCTGCGGACTATGCCATCAGCCACAACAGTACCTTTGGCGGCATCGTTGAGCGGGAGGCCAGCACCAATACCGGCAGCTATGACACCTACTCGCAGCAGGGTGCGAACAGCTATCAAACCAGCAGCCGTAATCCAAACGTGCGCCACTGGAATACCTATAATCTGAACTACCGCTACAGTGATACGCTGGGTACGGACATGAGCATTGATCTTGACCGGGCCGACTTTTACAAGAATGGAAACATTACCCTGCTCACCACAGGGCAGCCGCGGCTGAACTACCAGACGGCTACCGGGATCAGGATCAGTACCCTGAAAACAGACTACAGCCATGCCTGGAAAAACAAGCTGAAGCTGGAGGCCGGCCTGAAGATCGCCGGTGTGCAAACGGACAACACGCAGGACGCGAACGTTTTTCATTACCACGAGAACATCCGTGCGGTTTATACCAGTTTATCCAGATCTAATGCGCACTGGGGCTGGCAGCTGGGTTTACGGGCCGAACAAACGGAAGCCAAAGGAGAAGCCGGTTCACTCGTTAAACCCGATACCAGTTACCTTAACTTGCTGCCTTCAGCATACTTGACTTATACACCAACGGGTAAACATCATTTTCGCTTATCACTGAGCCGCCGGATCAGGCGACCCGATTACAGCGACCTGCAACCCTTTACTTATGTGCTCGACCCGCTTAATCAGCAAACGGGCAACCCCGGATTGCGCGTGCAGCGCAACGACCAGGCGGAACTGACCTACACTTTTGATGACCGCATCACATTAGTGAGCTCTTACAACCATTCAACGGATTATTTCAGTACGGTGTACCGGCAATCGGGTGACATCCTGGTGGAAAGCCCGGCGAATACCGGCACCATGAACACGCTGAATTTCGACCTGAACTACCCGCTGAAGATCGCCAAGTGGTGGAATATGCTGAATAAAGCGAATATCGGTAATGACCATTTTAGCGGCGAACTGTTCCAGGGCAGGCTGGATCAGGGTAAATGGCGCTACCAGTTCTCCACCAGCCAGCGCATCACGCTGCCTGGCAAATACCAGTTACAGTTAAGCGGGCGTTACACCTCCGCTTCACAAAACCTGATCTATTCCCAGCAAAGCACCGCCAATGCCAGCGCCAGTATCGGCCGTAAATTCTTTAACGACCAGGCCTCGCTCCGGATCGGTATCAGTGATATCTTCAAGACCCAGCGCAATTATACCAGCGTGAATTTCGGGAGCCTGCAATATACCGACCTCGGCACTTTTGAGAGCCGAAGGGTCTCGCTGAATTTCAGCTGGCGCTTTGGCAATAACAAGGTACGCCAGACCCGGGAGCGCAACCGCGGTGATGAGGATGAAAAAGGAAGAAGCGGTAGTTGA
- a CDS encoding helix-turn-helix domain-containing protein: MLFQFGLRSSLLLIFFTHLLVYAFLFWKRGIQQERLSDKLLGTFLFLSALFIFPWMSGFAGWYDTQPYREVLFYTPFIHALFFGPLLYLYLKSLTNAHYRLQMRDWLHFLPGALYILWALLVVVTDKLIVGHYYLMNGDTDPDFDNWYNWAWSASLMVYLVLSIRYYRQYVIFSWFEFSFADAASFKWLRNFLYAFAVLTILLLSEHILGLFMELFYVKSWYYFFAFAIIIYYVAISAYAAKPIIKLNFEPALLLSYQEPLLLDTPVAVVEDQSWMEEWKAKIEELMDIQKVYLEPELTLTELARKAGTNASLLSKVINKTYGLNFSDYVNRYRVNEVIRLLEQPAYQNFTLLAVAYDAGFNSKSTFNRAFKKVTGVIPKDYQKH, from the coding sequence ATGCTTTTCCAATTCGGCCTGCGCAGTTCGTTATTACTGATCTTTTTCACGCACCTGCTGGTCTATGCTTTTTTGTTCTGGAAAAGAGGCATTCAGCAGGAAAGATTATCCGATAAACTGTTAGGCACTTTCCTCTTCCTTTCCGCGCTGTTCATCTTTCCCTGGATGTCAGGATTTGCGGGCTGGTATGATACCCAGCCTTACCGCGAGGTCTTGTTTTACACGCCCTTTATTCACGCACTTTTTTTCGGCCCGCTGCTTTATTTGTACCTGAAGAGCCTGACCAATGCGCATTACCGGCTGCAAATGCGGGACTGGCTGCATTTTCTGCCGGGTGCATTGTATATCCTTTGGGCTTTGCTTGTAGTCGTCACGGATAAGTTGATCGTAGGACACTATTATTTAATGAATGGCGATACCGACCCGGATTTTGATAACTGGTATAACTGGGCCTGGTCGGCTAGCCTGATGGTTTACCTGGTCTTGTCCATCCGCTATTACCGGCAGTATGTGATCTTCTCCTGGTTCGAGTTCTCCTTTGCCGACGCCGCCAGCTTTAAATGGCTGCGCAACTTCCTGTATGCCTTCGCCGTGCTGACCATTCTGCTGCTTTCAGAACATATATTAGGCTTGTTCATGGAGTTGTTCTATGTCAAGTCCTGGTATTATTTCTTTGCGTTCGCGATCATTATTTATTATGTGGCGATCAGCGCCTACGCCGCCAAACCCATCATCAAGCTGAATTTTGAGCCGGCTCTGTTATTAAGTTACCAGGAGCCATTGCTGCTGGACACGCCGGTAGCTGTTGTAGAAGACCAAAGCTGGATGGAAGAGTGGAAAGCGAAAATAGAAGAGCTCATGGATATTCAAAAAGTTTACCTGGAACCGGAGCTGACCTTAACCGAGCTGGCCAGGAAAGCCGGTACCAATGCCTCCTTACTGAGTAAAGTCATCAACAAGACTTATGGTCTCAACTTCAGTGATTATGTGAACCGCTACCGGGTCAACGAAGTGATCCGCCTGCTGGAACAACCGGCCTATCAAAACTTCACTTTACTTGCCGTAGCATACGACGCGGGGTTCAATTCCAAATCAACCTTTAACCGCGCCTTTAAAAAGGTGACCGGTGTGATACCGAAAGATTATCAGAAGCATTAG
- a CDS encoding GNAT family N-acetyltransferase, whose product MHTFPKIETPRLLLSALKAADLPQIVQHASNRQVSRYTMSLPYPYTEADALGLIHKAYHGFQDNNRYLFGIRLKAGQLIGVVGLQLEKAFKRAELNFWIGEPYWGKGLTTEAVRAAVHYGFSHLGLRKVTSTYMALNPASGKVMENCGMKREGELAEHVCKAGIFYDIVLYGLVIKDYQGLANSADAKVII is encoded by the coding sequence ATGCATACCTTTCCAAAGATCGAAACGCCGCGATTGCTTTTATCTGCCCTAAAAGCCGCTGACCTGCCGCAGATCGTTCAGCATGCCTCTAATCGGCAGGTTTCCCGCTATACCATGAGTCTTCCGTATCCCTACACAGAAGCCGATGCCCTTGGCCTTATCCACAAAGCTTACCACGGATTTCAGGACAATAACCGCTACTTATTCGGGATCAGGCTCAAGGCCGGTCAACTGATCGGCGTCGTCGGCCTTCAGCTGGAAAAGGCTTTTAAGCGGGCTGAACTCAATTTCTGGATCGGTGAACCCTACTGGGGCAAGGGACTGACCACAGAAGCGGTCCGCGCGGCCGTACATTATGGCTTCAGCCATCTGGGCTTACGTAAAGTGACTTCCACTTATATGGCCCTAAACCCGGCCTCCGGCAAAGTAATGGAAAATTGCGGCATGAAACGGGAAGGCGAATTAGCGGAACATGTCTGCAAAGCGGGCATATTTTACGATATTGTGCTTTATGGGCTGGTCATCAAAGATTATCAGGGTTTGGCTAACTCAGCGGATGCTAAAGTGATCATATGA
- a CDS encoding serine hydrolase domain-containing protein — protein sequence MDSMFRATAAQGLLNGNVLVAQEGKIIYQQSFGLADFEQKKLHDPSTSFQLASLSKVFTAIAVLQQYEKGKLQLDDAYSKYFPSFPYKDIAIRGLLSHSSGLSDQDLDGAFADFEKKNHREPNNRDLLPVIAAANVKMKLSPGQKWWYCNLGYELLANLVEKVSGTTFAQYLEKNILGPAGMNDTYLKLPETAARAATANNYDYASRYAPEKIRVNYTEEAFGHSNLYSTTGDLFRLDQALYGNRLLKPATLAIAFSPDKWKDGSDNLVWTNIGGMGQALDGLGWFIFKDQSMGKTVWHAGGMQGAVTILLRDIGRKQTVILLDNAGSEGLYKTALNALKTLNGQPLLPVKKNLSKIYGREMMKDGMDHAMALLLQLKADTAGYNLNEDDMNNLGYAMLAGKQQAQALETLKVNCLLYPESDNVYNSYGEALAKAGRKEDAIAMYRRSLAINPKNEDSQQALQALLK from the coding sequence ATGGACAGCATGTTCCGCGCCACGGCAGCCCAAGGCCTGCTCAACGGGAACGTTCTTGTGGCGCAGGAGGGCAAAATAATTTACCAGCAGTCGTTCGGCTTGGCCGACTTCGAGCAAAAAAAGCTACATGACCCGTCAACCAGTTTTCAGCTGGCCTCTTTATCCAAGGTTTTTACCGCTATCGCCGTTTTGCAACAATATGAGAAAGGCAAGCTGCAACTCGACGATGCGTACAGCAAATACTTCCCGTCATTCCCCTATAAGGACATTGCCATACGGGGATTGTTGTCGCATAGTTCCGGTCTTTCGGACCAAGACCTGGACGGCGCATTCGCTGATTTTGAAAAGAAAAACCACCGGGAACCCAATAACCGGGATCTCCTGCCGGTCATCGCAGCCGCCAATGTTAAAATGAAACTTTCGCCCGGACAAAAATGGTGGTATTGCAACCTGGGTTATGAATTGCTGGCTAACCTGGTAGAAAAAGTTTCGGGCACCACTTTTGCACAATATCTGGAAAAAAACATCCTCGGGCCGGCCGGTATGAACGATACTTATCTTAAACTACCAGAAACGGCTGCAAGAGCCGCTACGGCAAATAATTATGATTATGCTTCCCGCTATGCACCTGAAAAAATAAGGGTGAATTATACAGAAGAGGCCTTCGGTCACAGTAATCTGTATAGCACGACCGGAGATCTGTTCAGACTGGACCAGGCGCTGTACGGAAACCGCTTGTTAAAACCAGCTACGCTGGCTATCGCGTTTTCTCCGGATAAATGGAAAGACGGTTCAGATAATCTGGTGTGGACGAATATCGGCGGCATGGGCCAGGCACTTGACGGGCTGGGCTGGTTTATCTTTAAAGACCAGTCGATGGGAAAAACGGTCTGGCATGCCGGGGGTATGCAAGGCGCGGTAACGATCCTATTGCGCGATATCGGGCGTAAACAAACGGTGATTCTGCTGGATAACGCCGGTAGCGAGGGCTTGTACAAAACGGCCCTGAATGCCTTGAAAACGTTAAACGGGCAGCCGCTGCTCCCGGTGAAAAAGAATTTAAGCAAGATCTACGGGCGGGAGATGATGAAAGACGGAATGGACCATGCGATGGCGCTATTGCTGCAATTGAAAGCCGATACGGCGGGTTATAACCTTAACGAAGACGATATGAACAACCTGGGCTACGCGATGCTGGCGGGTAAGCAGCAGGCACAGGCACTGGAGACATTGAAGGTCAACTGCCTGCTGTACCCAGAGAGTGATAATGTTTATAACAGTTACGGCGAGGCCCTGGCCAAAGCAGGCAGGAAAGAAGACGCGATCGCCATGTACCGCAGGTCGCTGGCGATCAATCCCAAAAACGAGGATTCGCAACAAGCGCTGCAAGCCCTCTTAAAATAA